From one Rhopalosiphum padi isolate XX-2018 chromosome 2, ASM2088224v1, whole genome shotgun sequence genomic stretch:
- the LOC132919076 gene encoding uncharacterized protein LOC132919076, producing MIGRSSSPLDVSGIASIHGEVVPAEDDKQWLKHPDQIQLAAYAAILTAAGFNGKITDIRKTYKGDSVIAIQYMAFLRKTNFISDNYMKKFAVQRIDFPLQDWTKDDENHSTSVSPEDSLINWGDDDQLWIKETNQSELEIAIEYMAFLRKTKFISDNYMKLFGVHKMNFPNINWTEDPPKKDYASTSVWRH from the exons ATGATTGGCAGGTCGTCTTCGCCACTCGATGTGAGTGGTATAGCAA gtattcaTGGGGAAGTTGTTCCGGCCGAAGACGACAAACAGTGGTTGAAACATCCAGATCAGATCCAATTAg ccGCATATGCAG CAATACTAACTGCTGCTGGATTCAATG GCAAAATTACTGACATTCGTAAAACATATAAAGGCGACAGTG taattgCAATTCAATACATggcatttttaagaaaaacaa ATTTCATATCGGATAATTACATGAAGAAGTTTGCCGTACAACGTATTGATTTTCCTTTACAGGATTGGACTAAAGACGATGAAAATCATTCAACCAGCGTTAGTCCCGaag atagtcTAATAAATTGGGGTGACGATGACCAACTGTGGATAAAAGAAACAAATCAGAGCGAATTAg aaattGCAATTGAATACATggcatttttaagaaaaacaa AATTCATATCGGATAATTACATGAAGTTGTTTGGCGTACACAAAATGAATTTTCCTAATATAAATTGGACTGAAGATCCTCCGAAAAAGGATTATGCAAGCACATCCGTTTGGAGacattaa